A single region of the Melospiza georgiana isolate bMelGeo1 chromosome 7, bMelGeo1.pri, whole genome shotgun sequence genome encodes:
- the LOC131085796 gene encoding ly6/PLAUR domain-containing protein 6-like, with the protein MAWPPRLLLLLLLLLLPGRAPAARSRDFTAKDIVYLHPSTTPYPHGFKCFTCEKASDNYECNRWAPDVYCPRGTRYCFSQHMMRASGESVSVTKRCVALEECLSTGCTYIRHEEYKVCTSCCEGSICNLPLPRNASDAVFATLAPLSAAAGPAPLGPAALGLALLAQRCLTAAGR; encoded by the exons ATGGCCTGGCCAccaaggctgctcctgctgctcctgctgctgctgctgcccggccGCGCTCCGGCCGCGCGGAGCCGCGACTTCACCGCCAAGGACATCGTCTACCTCCACCCCTCCA CCACACCGTATCCTCACGGATTCAAGTGTTTCACCTGCGAAAAGGCCTCGGATAATTACGAGTGCAACCGCTGGGCTCCGGATGTTTACTGCCCCCGAG GGACAAGGTACTGCTTCAGCCAGCACATGATGAGGGCCAGCGGGGAGAGCGTGTCTGTCACCAAGCGCTGCGTGGCCCTGGAGGAGTGTCTGAGCACGGGCTGCACCTACATCAGGCACGAGGAGTACAAG GTGTGCACGTCGTGCTGCGAGGGCAGCATCTGTAACCTGCCGCTGCCGCGGAACGCCTCGGACGCCGTGTTCGCCACGCTGGCCCCGCTCAGCGCCgccgcgggcccggccccgctcggccccgccgcgctcggGCTGGCGCTGCTGGCACAGCGCTGCCTCACGGCCGCGGGACGCTGA